A genomic window from Candidatus Kouleothrix ribensis includes:
- a CDS encoding DUF951 domain-containing protein has translation MPKPPIEINLGDIVQMRKGHPCGGDTWKVVRLGAEIGMHCLTCGRRVLLPRATFERRIKRFVERGPAGAAAAPGQAE, from the coding sequence ATGCCAAAGCCCCCGATCGAAATTAACCTCGGCGACATTGTGCAGATGCGCAAGGGCCACCCGTGTGGCGGCGACACCTGGAAGGTCGTGCGGCTAGGCGCCGAGATCGGCATGCACTGCCTGACGTGCGGGCGGCGTGTATTGCTGCCGCGCGCCACCTTCGAGCGCCGCATCAAGCGCTTTGTCGAGCGCGGCCCGGCGGGCGCTGCAGCCGCACCGGGCCAGGCTGAGTGA
- a CDS encoding transglycosylase SLT domain-containing protein, translating to MRIESKRGGRLALLLLALALAACDVVAFSPPGGTAAPTGATLAPTAAPALTALAAPELLHRALDARAIGDYDAAALDLRALLDAHPHSAEARPAAFYLAESFALRDRWTSAIEALRTFLSSGPQPTAGQPPDDLYARAVFLLARGYEQAGAWADAVAAYQRYRTFGSVLEPYARLREAAQQQALGQIEPAAQSLEAAAASDIVRGERAGAYEKAIGLRLQLGQKDAALGLYRKLLDLAESPEYRARLLLDAAALADQLGAPDAARTWRREIAEQMPAAPQALDALAGLAADPQAGLAPAAAARVYASHEQWAAALPLYDAAIAVAAGDDALELRRLRALAQRGTGDFASALAALAAVAAESPNSAPGRQAQLDWIQTLGQSGDTQAALDGYRQFAEAYPDDARAAEALSRAATLLVRLNDADGALNQQLELGRRYPESQQAQAALSDAGWALFRANRAAEARAAWDLLRQHASGALAAQAAFWAARTLDPHSPDYAALLDATIAAAPDSYYAARAADLRGVPPAPALTLDTPITAESWRAAEDWIAAWSGQPPFHLAEQGYPAEVARSPYVLRALALAEVGLQPEALAEWGEARAAWHDDPVKLYVLARLAADHGVAYIALKAAEDVARSAPGASIAGAPDPLRRLIFPTPYSTVLVAQAREYGLDPLALYAMLRQESLFNPGATSWVGARGLAQVMPATAQGIAQNLALSEFHENDLYRPVVSIRFGAFYLGRQLSTMQGSLQAALAAYNGGPGNAQRWAGGTSVADPDLFTEAIDFAETRDYVKLVYGYYGAYRRLYALR from the coding sequence ATGCGTATTGAATCGAAACGTGGCGGCCGGCTGGCGCTATTGCTACTGGCGCTGGCGCTGGCCGCGTGCGATGTCGTGGCGTTTTCGCCGCCCGGCGGCACTGCGGCCCCAACCGGGGCCACGCTGGCGCCGACTGCCGCCCCGGCACTCACGGCGCTGGCGGCCCCCGAGCTGCTGCACCGCGCGCTCGACGCGCGTGCGATTGGCGACTACGACGCTGCTGCGCTCGACTTGCGCGCGCTGCTCGATGCGCACCCGCACAGCGCCGAGGCCCGCCCGGCCGCCTTCTACCTGGCCGAGAGCTTTGCCCTGCGCGACCGCTGGACTTCGGCGATCGAGGCGCTGCGCACGTTTCTGAGTAGCGGCCCGCAGCCTACCGCCGGCCAGCCCCCCGACGATCTGTACGCGCGCGCGGTGTTTTTGCTGGCGCGTGGCTACGAGCAAGCCGGCGCATGGGCCGATGCCGTGGCAGCCTACCAGCGCTACCGCACCTTCGGCAGCGTGCTCGAACCCTACGCGCGGCTGCGCGAGGCCGCCCAGCAGCAGGCGCTTGGCCAGATCGAGCCGGCCGCCCAGAGCCTCGAGGCCGCTGCTGCCAGCGATATTGTGCGCGGTGAGCGCGCCGGCGCCTACGAGAAGGCGATCGGGCTGCGGCTCCAGCTTGGTCAGAAGGACGCTGCGCTCGGCCTGTATCGCAAGCTACTCGATCTGGCTGAGTCGCCCGAGTACCGTGCCCGGCTGCTGCTCGACGCGGCGGCCCTGGCCGATCAGCTGGGCGCGCCCGACGCTGCGCGCACATGGCGGCGCGAGATCGCCGAGCAGATGCCCGCCGCCCCGCAGGCGCTCGACGCGCTGGCCGGGCTGGCCGCCGATCCGCAGGCCGGCCTCGCCCCGGCCGCCGCCGCGCGCGTGTACGCGAGCCACGAGCAGTGGGCTGCCGCGCTACCGCTCTACGATGCCGCAATTGCGGTGGCGGCCGGCGATGATGCGCTCGAGCTGCGCCGGCTGCGCGCCCTGGCCCAGCGCGGCACCGGCGACTTCGCATCCGCACTGGCCGCGCTGGCCGCCGTGGCGGCTGAGTCGCCCAATAGTGCGCCAGGGCGCCAGGCCCAGCTCGACTGGATCCAGACGCTCGGGCAGAGCGGCGACACGCAGGCCGCGCTCGACGGCTACCGCCAGTTTGCCGAGGCCTACCCCGACGATGCGCGCGCAGCCGAGGCGCTCAGCCGCGCGGCCACGCTGCTGGTGCGCCTGAACGATGCCGATGGCGCGCTGAATCAGCAGTTGGAGCTTGGGCGGCGCTACCCCGAGAGCCAGCAGGCGCAGGCGGCGCTGTCTGACGCAGGCTGGGCGCTGTTCCGCGCTAACCGTGCTGCCGAGGCCCGCGCGGCGTGGGATCTGCTGCGCCAGCACGCCAGCGGCGCGCTCGCAGCGCAGGCAGCCTTCTGGGCGGCCCGCACGCTCGACCCGCATAGCCCCGACTATGCGGCGCTGCTTGATGCGACAATCGCCGCTGCGCCCGACTCGTACTACGCCGCGCGCGCGGCCGATCTGCGCGGCGTGCCGCCTGCGCCTGCGCTAACGCTCGACACGCCGATCACGGCCGAGAGCTGGCGCGCCGCCGAGGACTGGATCGCCGCATGGTCGGGCCAGCCGCCGTTCCACCTGGCCGAGCAGGGCTACCCTGCCGAGGTCGCACGCTCGCCCTATGTGCTGCGCGCGCTGGCGCTGGCCGAGGTCGGGCTACAGCCTGAGGCGCTCGCTGAGTGGGGCGAGGCCCGCGCGGCCTGGCACGACGACCCGGTGAAGCTGTATGTGCTGGCGCGCCTGGCCGCCGATCACGGTGTGGCGTATATCGCGCTCAAGGCCGCCGAGGATGTGGCCCGCAGCGCACCCGGCGCGTCGATCGCTGGCGCGCCCGATCCACTGCGGCGGCTGATCTTCCCGACGCCTTATAGCACCGTGCTGGTGGCGCAGGCGCGTGAGTATGGCCTCGACCCACTGGCGCTGTATGCCATGCTGCGGCAAGAGAGTCTGTTCAACCCCGGCGCGACCTCGTGGGTTGGTGCGCGCGGGCTGGCTCAGGTGATGCCCGCCACCGCGCAGGGCATCGCGCAGAACCTGGCGCTGAGCGAGTTCCACGAGAACGACCTGTATCGCCCGGTGGTAAGCATCCGCTTCGGCGCGTTCTACCTGGGTCGCCAGCTGTCGACCATGCAGGGCAGCCTGCAGGCCGCGCTGGCGGCCTATAACGGCGGCCCCGGCAATGCCCAGCGCTGGGCCGGCGGCACCAGTGTGGCCGACCCCGACCTGTTTACCGAGGCGATCGACTTTGCCGAGACGCGCGACTACGTCAAGCTGGTGTATGGCTATTATGGTGCCTACCGGCGCCTGTATGCCTTGCGATAG
- the mazG gene encoding nucleoside triphosphate pyrophosphohydrolase produces the protein MAQITILGLGPGDAGLLTRQAWEVLQQVDVLYLRTAIHPTVAALPPQLELRAFDALYESAGAFGEVYEQIAAELVDRAAAGEVLVYAVPGHPLVAEATTQRLLAHARTRGLSTRVVAGLSFIEPVCAALALDPLEHGLQLLDALDLIPTRPLQPPHQGDTSAPTLALAHGEPGHAALPAWADLHGHGPYTAPLLPFPLVPSRPALICQIYNRRIASEVKLSLMERYPADHPVSLVRAAGVAGAEQVWVVPLHELDHQARLDHLTCAYLPALAPLADLRGPDGLSYVVARLLGPGGCPWDREQTHQSLRPELLEEAHEVLEALDAGDTDELAEELGDVLLNVLMHAEIARQAGEFDQGDVYAHIAAKLIRRHPHVFGDIRVGGSDEVLANWDAIKQAERAAGGKAPRGIFDGIPAGLPALAAAQETIRKAAKAGFDSDDIQWIWDKLHEEIDEIRRAAFEEPHDNAKTRAQRVEEELGDLLLASVKLSYQLEADAESALRAAGAKFRRRFVRVQQLAQAQGHELLRLGSSELEALWRQAKHQL, from the coding sequence ATGGCACAGATTACGATTCTCGGGCTTGGGCCGGGCGATGCCGGGCTGCTGACTCGCCAGGCCTGGGAGGTGCTTCAACAGGTCGATGTGCTCTACCTGCGCACTGCCATCCACCCGACCGTGGCGGCGCTGCCGCCGCAGCTCGAGCTGCGTGCCTTCGACGCGCTGTACGAGTCGGCTGGTGCATTCGGCGAGGTGTACGAACAGATCGCCGCCGAGCTGGTCGATCGTGCGGCTGCCGGCGAGGTGCTGGTGTACGCGGTGCCGGGCCACCCGCTGGTGGCCGAGGCCACGACCCAGCGGCTGCTGGCGCACGCGCGCACGCGCGGCCTGTCCACGCGCGTAGTAGCCGGGCTGAGCTTTATCGAGCCGGTGTGCGCCGCGCTCGCGCTCGACCCGCTCGAGCACGGGTTACAGCTACTCGACGCGCTGGATCTCATCCCTACCCGGCCGCTTCAGCCGCCACATCAGGGCGACACATCGGCGCCAACCCTGGCTCTCGCGCACGGTGAACCTGGGCATGCTGCGCTCCCGGCCTGGGCCGACCTGCACGGCCATGGCCCGTACACCGCACCGCTGCTGCCGTTCCCGCTGGTGCCCAGCCGCCCGGCGCTGATCTGCCAGATCTACAACCGGCGCATCGCATCCGAGGTCAAGCTTTCGCTCATGGAGCGCTACCCCGCCGACCACCCGGTGTCGCTGGTGCGCGCGGCCGGCGTGGCCGGCGCCGAGCAGGTGTGGGTGGTGCCGCTGCACGAGCTCGATCACCAGGCCAGGCTCGACCACCTGACCTGCGCGTACCTGCCCGCGCTTGCACCGCTGGCCGACTTGCGCGGCCCCGACGGCCTTAGCTACGTGGTGGCGCGGCTGCTCGGGCCGGGCGGCTGCCCATGGGATCGCGAGCAGACCCACCAGTCGCTGCGGCCCGAGCTGCTCGAAGAGGCCCACGAGGTGCTCGAGGCGCTCGACGCCGGCGACACCGATGAGCTGGCGGAAGAGCTGGGCGACGTGCTGCTGAATGTACTCATGCACGCCGAGATCGCCCGCCAGGCCGGCGAGTTCGACCAGGGCGACGTGTATGCGCACATTGCCGCCAAGCTGATCCGCCGCCATCCGCATGTGTTCGGCGACATCCGGGTAGGCGGCAGCGACGAGGTGCTGGCCAACTGGGATGCGATCAAGCAGGCCGAGCGCGCGGCCGGCGGTAAGGCCCCGCGCGGGATCTTCGACGGCATCCCGGCCGGCCTGCCCGCGCTGGCGGCTGCGCAAGAGACCATCCGGAAAGCTGCCAAGGCCGGCTTCGACTCGGACGACATACAGTGGATCTGGGACAAGCTGCACGAGGAGATCGACGAGATTCGCCGCGCCGCATTCGAAGAGCCGCACGACAACGCCAAGACGCGCGCGCAGCGGGTCGAAGAAGAGCTGGGCGACCTGCTGCTGGCGAGTGTCAAGCTGAGCTACCAGCTCGAGGCCGATGCCGAAAGCGCCCTGCGCGCGGCTGGCGCCAAGTTTCGCCGCCGCTTCGTGCGCGTGCAGCAGCTGGCGCAGGCCCAGGGCCACGAGCTGCTGCGGCTCGGTAGCAGCGAGCTCGAGGCGCTGTGGCGGCAGGCCAAGCACCAGTTATGA
- a CDS encoding peptidylprolyl isomerase, translating to MQLKQWMIGLLAVLALVACGAPSGQTVARVENVTLTRQDLDQRIDRILAALQKQPQAGAPTPSRLDVEKELVDGTNGFINQNLLLSIAKQKGLTVTDKEIDALIAQFRAQVTQNGTQSFDEVVQGALGLPGGDSSDFRKFASFFVARQKLAETLVTTDTVKAQVTQQVQAQAAQQVREFHSAHILFAAGNPQGGTTPTDAEFAAALEKANKALERLKGGEDFAALAKELSDDPGSKDKGGEYDWTREGSFVPEYEQAVFNGLKPGEYTTTPVKSQFGYHIIKLLEPTREVPAMSPDQVQQAIDQQVGQALQQERGAALDKLLADERAKAQKDGRLVVPTYPEPTPAPQAQPQPQPTSAP from the coding sequence GTGCAGCTCAAACAATGGATGATCGGGCTATTGGCGGTGCTGGCACTCGTGGCGTGCGGCGCGCCTTCGGGGCAAACTGTCGCGCGGGTCGAAAATGTTACGCTGACCCGCCAGGATCTCGATCAGCGCATCGACCGCATCCTCGCGGCGCTGCAGAAGCAGCCGCAGGCCGGCGCCCCGACACCCTCGCGCCTGGATGTCGAGAAGGAGCTGGTCGATGGTACGAACGGATTTATCAATCAGAATCTCTTGCTGTCGATCGCCAAGCAGAAGGGCCTGACCGTCACCGACAAGGAGATCGATGCCTTGATCGCGCAGTTCCGCGCGCAGGTGACTCAGAATGGCACCCAGTCGTTCGATGAGGTGGTGCAGGGGGCGCTGGGCCTGCCCGGCGGCGACTCGAGCGATTTCCGCAAGTTCGCGTCGTTCTTCGTGGCGCGCCAGAAGCTGGCCGAGACGCTGGTGACCACCGATACCGTGAAGGCGCAGGTGACCCAGCAGGTGCAGGCCCAGGCTGCCCAGCAGGTGCGCGAGTTCCACTCGGCGCATATTCTGTTTGCGGCCGGTAACCCGCAGGGCGGCACCACGCCCACCGACGCCGAGTTCGCGGCCGCGCTCGAGAAGGCCAATAAGGCGCTCGAGCGGCTGAAGGGCGGCGAGGATTTCGCCGCGCTGGCCAAAGAGCTGTCCGACGATCCTGGCTCGAAGGATAAAGGCGGCGAGTACGATTGGACGCGCGAAGGTTCGTTCGTGCCCGAGTACGAGCAGGCGGTGTTCAACGGCCTCAAGCCGGGTGAGTACACCACGACGCCGGTGAAGAGCCAGTTCGGCTACCATATCATTAAGCTGCTCGAGCCGACCCGCGAGGTGCCGGCTATGTCGCCCGACCAGGTGCAGCAGGCGATCGATCAGCAGGTTGGCCAGGCATTGCAGCAAGAGCGCGGCGCAGCGCTCGATAAGCTGCTGGCCGATGAGCGTGCCAAGGCCCAGAAGGATGGTCGCCTGGTCGTGCCGACCTACCCTGAGCCAACGCCCGCGCCGCAGGCGCAGCCGCAACCCCAGCCGACATCTGCGCCGTAG
- a CDS encoding sugar kinase, whose amino-acid sequence MNEHNKRFELVSLGEAMLRMSVPIGARLDDARALDVEIGGAEGNLCVALARLGRRCGWVSRLPDHALANAVLRTYRSDGVDVSAVRRVPGERLGTYFIEYATQPRAIQVIYDRADSAAAHMTADDIDWGYLLDTRVLHLTGITAALSDGCYAMLAEAIRRARAAGVAVSFDVNYRAKLWDAHTAGARLRPLVAEADILFCKSTDATNLFGIAGEQRALLAGLQALTRARAVFSTFGEQGAALLVDGELIAEPALPVQIIDRIGSGDAFAAGALDGWLDGDVRVGLRRGVALAAIALSQHGDRVLSSRAELEAVMSRQHRDVAR is encoded by the coding sequence ATGAATGAACACAACAAGCGTTTCGAACTCGTAAGCCTGGGCGAGGCAATGCTGCGCATGAGCGTGCCGATCGGTGCGCGGCTCGACGACGCCCGCGCGCTGGATGTCGAGATCGGCGGGGCCGAAGGCAACCTGTGCGTGGCGCTGGCGCGGCTGGGCCGGCGCTGTGGTTGGGTTAGCCGCCTGCCCGACCACGCGCTCGCCAATGCGGTGCTGCGTACCTACCGCTCCGACGGTGTCGATGTATCGGCGGTGCGGCGCGTGCCCGGCGAGCGGCTCGGCACCTACTTCATCGAATACGCCACACAGCCGCGCGCCATCCAGGTGATCTACGACCGCGCCGACTCGGCCGCCGCGCACATGACCGCCGATGATATCGACTGGGGCTACCTGCTCGACACGCGCGTGCTGCACCTGACTGGCATCACCGCCGCGCTGAGCGACGGCTGCTACGCCATGCTGGCCGAGGCCATACGGCGCGCGCGCGCCGCCGGTGTAGCGGTGAGCTTCGACGTAAACTATCGCGCCAAGTTGTGGGATGCCCATACCGCCGGCGCACGGCTGCGGCCGCTCGTAGCCGAGGCCGACATCCTGTTCTGCAAGAGCACCGACGCGACGAACCTGTTCGGCATTGCCGGTGAACAGCGCGCGCTGCTTGCCGGGCTCCAGGCGCTGACGCGCGCCCGCGCGGTGTTCAGCACGTTTGGCGAGCAGGGCGCCGCGCTGCTGGTGGATGGTGAACTGATCGCCGAGCCGGCCCTGCCGGTGCAGATCATCGACCGGATCGGCAGCGGCGACGCCTTCGCGGCCGGCGCGCTCGATGGCTGGCTCGACGGTGATGTGCGCGTGGGGCTGCGGCGCGGCGTGGCACTGGCTGCTATCGCACTTTCACAGCACGGCGACCGCGTGCTTTCGTCGCGCGCCGAGCTCGAGGCGGTTATGAGCCGGCAGCACCGCGACGTGGCCAGGTAG
- a CDS encoding slipin family protein gives MNGGVLLLCLAVILFFVLMIILSAIKIVPEYERGVVFRLGRLVGPRGPGLFFLIPIFERMVRVDTRVITMDVPAQEVITLDNVTIKVNAVLYFMVVNPSLAVVKVMDYIRATMQIAQTTLRSAVGQVDLDTLLAHREKLNERLQKIIDEQTEPWGVKVTIVEVKDVELPQSMQRAMAKQAEAEREKRAKIIHAAGEFEASQKLAEAADVIAREPVTLQLRYLQTLTEIAVEKNSTIIFPLPIDTIKVFTDMANYVGVNGTPDERPTPPTTPPAGPPTARLDG, from the coding sequence ATGAATGGTGGCGTGTTGCTCCTCTGCTTGGCGGTGATCCTATTCTTCGTGCTGATGATCATCCTCTCGGCGATCAAGATTGTGCCCGAGTACGAGCGTGGCGTGGTGTTCCGGCTGGGGCGCCTGGTCGGGCCGCGCGGGCCGGGCCTGTTCTTTCTGATCCCGATCTTCGAGCGCATGGTGCGGGTCGATACGCGTGTGATCACCATGGACGTGCCGGCCCAGGAGGTGATTACGCTCGATAATGTGACGATCAAGGTGAACGCGGTGCTGTACTTCATGGTCGTCAACCCCAGCCTGGCGGTCGTGAAGGTGATGGATTACATCCGCGCGACCATGCAGATCGCCCAGACTACGCTGCGCAGCGCGGTGGGCCAGGTCGATCTCGATACACTGCTGGCGCACCGCGAAAAGCTGAACGAGCGGCTGCAGAAGATCATCGACGAGCAGACCGAGCCGTGGGGCGTGAAGGTCACGATCGTCGAGGTCAAGGATGTCGAGCTGCCGCAGAGCATGCAGCGCGCCATGGCCAAGCAGGCCGAGGCCGAGCGCGAGAAGCGCGCCAAGATCATTCACGCGGCCGGCGAGTTCGAGGCCTCGCAGAAGCTGGCCGAGGCCGCCGATGTGATCGCGCGAGAGCCGGTGACGCTGCAGCTGCGCTACCTGCAGACGCTGACTGAGATCGCGGTCGAGAAGAATAGCACGATTATCTTCCCGCTGCCGATCGATACGATTAAGGTGTTTACCGATATGGCCAACTATGTTGGTGTCAACGGCACGCCCGACGAGCGCCCCACGCCGCCAACCACGCCGCCAGCCGGCCCGCCGACTGCCCGGCTCGATGGGTAG
- a CDS encoding nodulation protein NfeD gives MRRICTILALFYALFAPQVSLAAQPPTGPIYAVEARGTITSVTIGYLRRALRLAEASNASALLIELQSSGAVLSQARAFAGEIAAASVPVVVYVGPGGTDAGAAGALFLSAAHIAALAPGTSFGSPDPLTRVDSALTQQTRDLLLDSVIDQLREWNAAHGRNTAWIEQAVRAGVVLDNQQAMALRPPAVDLVAANRDELLTLLEGRQVALQHGRTATIASLGRSVAGVAPTAWESLRLALADPTVAFVLLVMGVIAMCLEFAVPGSSVFAGLGIVLLVAAALGLLVLPLRWWALLLLVLSIGLLAAEFVAHAHGALAVAGIGLMSVSALNLIDPAQAPGTVVALWAVLLVGLALASFVALAVWLALRSRTRPVTTGQEAMIGKLAEVRRRLDPDGMVFVEGALWQAIIEEGAAEPGEWVRVVSIHDLRLVVRRLEAPAAS, from the coding sequence ATGCGACGTATCTGCACGATCCTGGCTCTGTTCTATGCGTTGTTTGCCCCACAGGTTTCCCTGGCTGCACAGCCGCCCACTGGCCCAATCTATGCCGTTGAGGCGCGCGGCACGATCACGTCGGTGACGATCGGCTACCTGCGCCGCGCGCTGCGCCTGGCCGAGGCCTCGAACGCGAGCGCGCTGCTGATCGAGCTGCAGAGCAGCGGCGCTGTGCTGAGCCAGGCGCGCGCGTTTGCCGGCGAGATCGCCGCTGCGAGCGTGCCGGTGGTGGTGTACGTCGGGCCGGGCGGCACCGATGCGGGCGCGGCCGGCGCACTGTTTCTCAGCGCTGCGCATATTGCTGCGCTCGCGCCAGGCACTAGCTTCGGCAGCCCCGACCCGCTCACACGCGTCGATAGCGCGCTGACCCAGCAGACCCGCGACCTGCTGCTTGATAGTGTGATCGACCAGCTGCGTGAGTGGAATGCTGCGCATGGGCGGAATACGGCCTGGATCGAGCAGGCCGTGCGTGCGGGCGTGGTGCTGGATAACCAGCAGGCAATGGCCTTGCGCCCGCCCGCTGTCGATCTGGTGGCGGCCAACCGCGATGAGCTGCTGACTCTGCTGGAAGGCCGCCAGGTGGCCCTGCAGCATGGGCGCACCGCCACGATCGCCTCGCTCGGGCGCAGCGTGGCCGGCGTGGCGCCAACCGCCTGGGAAAGCCTGCGCCTGGCATTGGCCGACCCGACTGTGGCGTTCGTGCTGCTGGTGATGGGCGTAATTGCGATGTGCCTGGAGTTCGCCGTGCCGGGCAGCTCGGTATTTGCCGGCCTTGGGATTGTGCTGCTGGTGGCGGCGGCGCTCGGCCTGCTGGTGCTGCCATTGCGCTGGTGGGCGCTGCTGCTGCTGGTGCTGTCGATCGGGTTGCTGGCGGCCGAGTTCGTGGCCCATGCCCACGGCGCGCTGGCGGTTGCGGGTATTGGGCTGATGAGCGTGAGTGCATTAAATCTGATCGACCCGGCCCAGGCGCCTGGCACGGTTGTGGCGCTGTGGGCGGTGCTGCTGGTAGGCCTGGCGCTGGCGTCTTTTGTGGCGCTGGCGGTTTGGCTGGCGCTGCGTAGCCGCACGCGCCCGGTTACTACTGGCCAAGAGGCCATGATTGGCAAGCTGGCCGAGGTGCGCCGGCGGCTCGATCCCGACGGCATGGTCTTTGTCGAGGGCGCGCTCTGGCAGGCAATCATCGAAGAGGGTGCGGCCGAGCCGGGCGAATGGGTGCGCGTCGTGTCGATCCACGACCTGCGGCTGGTGGTACGGCGGCTCGAGGCCCCGGCGGCTAGCTAA